The Ictalurus punctatus breed USDA103 chromosome 17, Coco_2.0, whole genome shotgun sequence sequence catgaaagagccaccaccatatttaaccgtgtacatgaggtacttttccatacggctacctctctgtgtgcaccaaaaccacctctactgtttattgccaaaaagctctattttggtttcatctgaccatagaacccgatcccatttgaagttccagtagtgtctggctaactgaagatgcttgagattgtttttggatgagtaGAGGCTTTATTCTcaaaacccttccaaacaacttctGATGATGTATGTGattttggattgtagttttggagactttttgaCCCCAAGCCACAACTTcggcaattctccagctgtgatccttggaaatattttggccactcaaaccgtcctcttcacagtgcactgagacaatataggcacacgtccaattccaggttgattcataacatttccagttgactggtatgtttatgtttataaccTTTTGCCTTTTCTAGAACCTAGAGATATCTTAAGATAATCAAAACaagtggtgagcagaaaagcgtctCAGAACAGCAAAAGAGCACATCAGATTTCATCAGGATATCACTCATGTCAGCTAAGAGGAATCTGAGACTATAGTGGGTACAGGCTCATCAAAAGATCACTGAAAACTGAGAAAATGTCTCCTGGTTTCCAATTTTTGACTGCTTAGTTTCAACGATACTGTGCACACTGTAACCTCAGattcctgaacattttcacCCCAGCAACTTCGCTTGGAGAAGGAGAAGCATGCCTTAgcttcctgtaaacttctgattcaaaaaaaaaagaggcagcTACTTATTCAGGGGCAGGAGTGTGgacttgtttaaattaaaaaattaattacaccTCGCATAGGAGCGgtattttaatgaatgaatagcCTACTTTATTATGCAGCTGTTTGAATTCAGTAAGTGACATATTGAATCGAGAGCCTTGTATTTCtcaattatacagtatatatacccTGGAACCCACATATTGATCCTTGAGATTGAGGAGCGGAGAAGGGTGACCCTGGATTTTTATGTTCTCTCTCTGGTTTTTATTAGCCAGCAGGTTGTTCTGGGTTTCTACACAGTGTAAATGAGAAATGCTTCTCCAGCCCTGGCAACAGGCTATCCATTGGCTGACCTGGACACTCAGACAGTCTGCTATTGGCTGGCAGTACAGCGTAATTTAAAGAGTGAGATTCATGCCTGCACAGCCGGGTGTGTTACTGCATGAGGCTGCAGCTCAGTGCTCCACACAGCAAATTAGTCTTACTTTGATGTGGGCTAATAACAAAATTTTATGGAAATGTGATACAGAATTAGACTACAGTGAAGTGTTGTATTGCGTATTGTTATGTTAATGACAAGCACATTTGATAATTTAGTGCAAATGGTAGCACTCAATAATATACACAAATAAACCTTTGCATTCCATCTGCAAATTTGTATCACCAATGTTTAATGCTAACTAGGCGATTGTATCTGTTGAGTCTGACATATGAGATGACAGCCCCGTATTGTCTGACTGTTCACTCTGCAGCACAGTCAGATATATGATCAGTTATAGATCAGTTCATATTGAGAGTATTTTTTCTTGGTTCCATTGGAAAACTGTTCATCGGGTACAAAGACACTGACATTGCTATGGGTAGAGCTAGAGgaactctctctatctctctctctctcatttaatTATTGACTTCTGGTactattaaaaatgtttgtttttgttttgttttgttttaaattatgaTCAGGACcagaatgagacaaaaatgtgcTCTACAAATAAACTCTAAATGTTAATTGCGAGTCACCTTGATTTTTTCCGAGTATGATCCATTCTCCTCAAGTACAGGTTTCTAGCATGTTTTTCAACAAAAAATTACCTAGTGATAGACTGCAGAAAGCTGCGTTTGGTCGTTTGATATATCCAACCATGAGCATATGGAAAGGAATATGGTGTCCCCTGATTCAGTTTCATGGTGTAggctaaacaataaagttctGCTTTAGTttacaatacaaacacacacaagtctAAGAAATACAACATGCAGAAGATTGTATATTTCTGACTGGGTTGTGTTTGTATTATGCAACTATTTTGATCATCTAAATAGCtgcataatatataatatgttggttttttttacttgattCAAAACAATGTCTCTCACTACACATGACCAACATAGAGGCATTCTGTCTATGAccacttttttctttatttatttacttttttatcaTGTCTTATTATTTTGGATCTTGTGCAACTGCTACATAATTATTCACATTCAAGATAAGTGTCACTCAGGAGACAGCTAAAAgttaaaaaaggaaacaaaaataaatatatgaatgaaaaaaaaaaatagtaatactGCCAAATACAATTTATGGTCCATGTTCTGATTGTGTCACAGAAACACTGATTCTGATACTTCACTGTAGCTCAAACCATACATGTTTCATTTTGCATAACATGACACAAGAGAGCAGAAACATTGTTAAACAATGTCATGATATAGtttactgtggaaaaaaaaacatgtgcacAGTTAAGTGATCAGTAGTGTTTTTCAAATTTTACTTTagctaaagaaataaaacatatttcatgtcACAACAGCAACGCCCAGAACAGATCAGTTTATTCATAACAATCACAATTTTTAAATTAGCAAatcaaaaaaagataaataagaaGTAATCGGTATGAAGCATGTTTGACTTCTCAATCATAGGAATACATAACATCCAAGGTATAAGTTAATAAAGTCAAGCTATTGTATAAATACATCACCAGCATGCACAATATTGAATCATTGATAGTATCATCATCTTACACTGACAAAACAGTATAGTTGGCGagtgcaaaaataaattaaacacagaaGTAAACCACAAACTTTTGAAGctgcaatatatttttattttcccttttttttttttttatttttttttttttaagtctctgCCTATCAGATGTGACCTTTTAAAATAACCTATGGTTCCAGAAACATCATAATATGATGGCAATAATATTTTGCTTTGTTAAtgtatatttgattattttggaGGTCAAAACATTAGTGTAATCTGATAAATATGCCACGttcattttattcacatttaaacTCTTATTTAAACTCACAAATTTGCCTTATATATGTTAATCTTTTATGTGACTAATACTGGAACCAATTAAGGCTATTTTGCAGACATTAaattcaagtgtttttttttttttgttgttgtttttgtttttttagctcACCCTCTTTTTCAAATGCTTTTCTACTACCCAGAAACATAAATGACTAGCATCTCTTTATCTCTTTGAACTACATCAGTCCATATGCCAGTGCGTGGCTGCAATTCCAAACCAAGGACGACCCCTTCCCGGCGGATTGACTGACATTTTCAGTGGTTTGGCAAACGTCATAGAGAACCAAGACAAAGGAGGCTCGTTCAGCTTTATAGATTTCTGTTTATCCTCAAACTAAGACTTCAGCCCCACCCCTTTTTAACTGCtctcaatatttttttctttttaaattcatggaaaaataaagaactgCCACTGCAGAGGAAACCATGGCAAAAGCTGCTTGCCAAAGTCCACCAGCCGtatttcttaaataaatttttCTGCACAGAGAAAGATCTACCACTTAGTTGTTGCCCTCGCCGCCCTCGTCATCCTGCTGATCACTCGTCCACAGTGTCAAGTTGTCTCGCAGCAGCTGCATGATGAGCGTGGAGTCTTTGTAGGAGTCCTCGTTGAGGGTGTCGAGCTCAGCAATGGCATCATCAAATGCTGTCTTGGCCAGGTGACATGCCTGCTCCGGTGCATTCTGGATCTCATAGTAGAAAACTGAGTAGTTGAGTGCCAGGCCCAGGCGGATGGGATGTGTGGGCTGCATGTGTTCCTTGCTGATCTCATGCGCCTCATTGTATGCCTTTTCGGAAGACTCCACCACTGTGGATCGCTTCTCGCCTGTAGCAACCTCTGCCAGGTAGCGGTAGTAGTCGCCCTTCATCTTCAGGTAGAACACCTTGCTTTCATGCTGTGCATCGCTGCAGTTCTTGATCAGATAGTTGTCGAGCAGGCTAAGCACATCCTGGCATACAGTCTCCAGCTCTTTCTCAATCTTCTCACGGTAGGCTCGCACCATCTCAATCTTCTTTTCATTGCCATCAGCTGAGGTCTTCTGCTCAATGCTAGAGATCACCCTCCAGGAGGAGCGGCGCGCACCTACCACATTCTTGTATGCCACAGAAAGTAGGTTTCTCTCCTCATTAGACAAAGCCTCATTTAGCTCTGTTACCTACAACACAAACAAGATAATGCTAGGTGAATAAAATAATTAGGAAAATGCACATTCTACCAATGTCAATTCTTCTTGTTCAGTCCCTGCTACAGCATACATGGCACAGCCTGTGTTGTCTATCATGTCTTCATTTTCACTCtgcatgtgtttattttcaCGTTGCTCTAGTGAAATTAAAAGCTCACTTTAATAAACACTctagtcagtgtgaggaaagcAGCTTTGCAAACACTAAGCTTAGTTTACTGAGCAAAGAAAACTTTTTGACagtttattcatcttcagtaaccactttatcctggtcagggttgcagtgaatACGGCGCCTGTCCCAGGACAAGGAATGTCACGATAACTAATTTTATTGGACCAAATATTTGCCAAATAATTGTGATAAACGATATAGTCATTTTAAGATCATTTTATGCCACcgatataatgataatatcattaaaaaaaaagcataatttgtcttctgacaaaaatatccgttgtcatatttattcattttttgtcAATTTTACTCTGAGTAAAATGGGATCGAATATTAGTCAACATTTCAGTTGAGGAGAAAATGCAGAAATTAAAACCAAATAttcacatattttatataataactTAAACATGTATCAATAAAAACATGTGCAAACCGCCCTTGCTGTGAAAACGTGATCTCTTGATATAATAACATTTCAAGGAGTAGACTAttgtaatacaatattgtgaattctttgtgCTTTAGTTATTCACTGTCCATGTTTTAATGCACTGTTACGGAAAGAGCGTATTCACGACTTACCCATTCTACCTAGCGCCTTACTTAAGTTCACTTGTgcgtcattttgtgcagaagcgAGTGGTAACATTAGGTTTatgatgtgtaaatgtctgattaatcaTATGTATATTGGATGCGTTCGGGTGAGTTAATTAAGCCGCTAGgaaagcgcttcagtttaccgCTGTTCATTctctgttcagcttcagctcacgcaGCTTAAGCGGCTCGATCCCTGACATTATTGATTATgactggattatttgaaacGCTAGATCTATTCTTTcttgatttttcttcttcaaaaaacattgttagtgTATTGTTAATATCTTGAATGTtgttttttcaacagtatgttttaattaaaatcttgAAACACTGTAAACTTTACAGTAGTACTAGTATGTCCTTACTGAGGCATATAAGGTTCCGATTATACCTTTATTAGTACACACAGTGGGTATATTTATGAAGCTGGGTATGAAcaaatttttgttatttttatgttcatatgagcatttacacaagaaatctGGTGTTCAGGAAAATCCTGTTTTTTGTATTCCTACGAGAGCTCCTGAATTAACATATACGGAGACTTGCCCGTGTGAACCTCAATCACATGAACTTCAAATCACTGACAATTATTTACTGCAGATTTCAACACAGATTACACTGTCAGGTTTATATagcttgtttatttaaaattacacacaaacattttgtgAAGCCCAGTCTGTGAGCTTTGCCGTTAATGGAGCTGCAAATGAAATCAGCTCTAGTGCTAGTACATCTGCCTTACATTCATCAACATATGCACGTGAGCACAAAATAAACCAGTGTTACCCAAACTTTTATAAATCTGTTGGAAATTTTGTAATTCAGTTTGGCctttgaaaacatttacacacaactttactaaaaaaaaataataaatgagagACCCAATGTCACTAATTGCTATTTAAATGCGAGGCAGATAGCGCCAGGCCATAAGTCCTTGGTTGCATAACAATTATGATCACACTGAGCTCCCTGAATGTGACTGCACAGGCGTAGCGATGAGCAAAAGCTAATGCAGTTTCCAGTTTCCATGGCAATAATCTACTTTTGTACATCTGAGAATCTCTATCTGCTGCCTTGTAAAGCTGCAGAGAACTACTACTGAGCATGAGGAGCTAAACTGATgatgggctgtgtgtgtgtgtgtgtgtgtgtgtgtgtgcgtgtgcgtgtgagagagcgagagagactgacagacagacagatagacagacaaaatGTTCTCATGAAAAGTCTTGCACAGCTGCACTGTAAGTTAAGATGACTAGTACATGGTAGTCACCTGTCACACTGGCCTTTTCCATGACCTTTCTCAAAACTCAGTCAGGagcactgtattttatttctacTGATTTTAAATTGCAATGCCATACACAAatgcttttaattatatttaatatttaattatgtaGATCATCACTTGGTCTGCATCTCAGTGTGTCTGCAAAACCAATTTTCAGCCGTTGTTAATAAAAAGAGCTTATAAAACCATGCCATATAAAACCAGTAGAGCTGTGCATGGTGTTTCTTTGGTCCATTAAGTCATGTCATGTTTTAAGCTATATGCAATCATTTCCGCATAGTGAAAATAGGATCAGAACATGACTTCAAGGGCATTAAAATATGCAGGATATGGTGATCATGAgtacaaaaaaagagaacaaaccAGAATAGCAAATGTGCAGCTATTACTTAAATAACTTGTGTTGGGAGAAGTATTAGTGAAGCAGTGCTTTAGAAAGCATTATCGCCCAATGCATTTTCAGGTCAGTTAATTTATAATTGTTGTGATTGTTTCTTGGGCTATAAGCACTGTTTTATTGCACAAACAGTAGGCAATATGTGGGTACTTGTACGGCTAAAAGGGCTTTAATCTTTGGGCCTGACACCATTTTGCAGTTAAGCAGCTTTTAGACATCCCTCAATAAGCACCCAAGCAATTATAGATGTTTAGGATTCACAATGATGTATCTTTATTTGTACTGATATTAAGATGCATTTATTTACCAATGTTCCAGATCAGCAGACAAGGCTGTTCCACACAAAACATAATTTATATCCTTCATAGGTAGTGTTGATTATTCAAAAAGTATATTTGTGGAAGACTTTTCCCTCCAAATTATAAAAAGGGTTGGTCCTATTCATTGCTCTATGTCTGATTATGTGATAACACCATAAATCAAGAGTCATCCTCTGCTCCTTTACAAACAACTGGCTACAAGTATTGATAATGCGCATGGAGTAGGGacgggcgatatggacttaaaactatatcatgatattttctagtatttattgcgataacgatatcagtgatgATATAAATATTGTACCATTCACCACTGCTTTTAGCTACAAGTGATGCTGCATgcagtcttgagagcctcaggaacacaaacattgatctaaaagtaaaactgattttctgtaaccaaaccagttccagattgtagaggtagctcctcgtttagcgatgaactcctcctcagcttcacgtccaCCTTCCGCCGTACTTGTTTTCGTTCTGCACGTGAGCTGAGAATGGGTCGCAGACCGTCGCACACAGAAATACGTCATCGACTAGGTTTTATCGTTATTATCACGGGAAGACTAATTCTTACTGTGGGCAGAATTTCTACCGggatatcgcccatccctagcATGGAGAAGAACATTAAGTAAACTAATAAATAACCTTATCTGCAGACCTAGCTTAACTAACGGGTGAAAAATCAATCCAAATTAAACAACCCATGGCCAAATCTACCCTCTACCCTACGTTATTATACAGCATACATAGCGCAACTGGTTCTGAACCCGAGTCCTGTTGCAATAAGACACTAATATATGTACTGTGAAATGCTGAGCATCATAGCATGTAAACTGACATCTAAATAATTTTAAGAAGAGCTGACCCAGTAGTAGAATATACATTTTAGTTTAACTGCATACAAAATATGTGGTAAATATGTGGTAAATGCATACAAAAAAATGTGGTAAATGGTAGCACCAGCAAAGAAATAAAACTTGCTTTTCAATACTGACTGGAATGGTTAGTTAGACAGTTGATTAATTTTGTGAAGCATTAATACTACTGTGCAAAGTACAGTCAGTCAATCAATAAATACTTACTGCACAACTGCAAACATATTGCAAGGTTCACCGTTATGCCTTAGTGCTTTTTAGTATATTTTCCACAGAAACAGACTGTTTAGGACAAAAGTCCTTCATCAGCTATGCAATCAGAGTGCTTCTGAGGTTGTAGGAGGTTAAACACATGATATATATGCaacatttttgttacatttgtCAAATTTTGGAGAATAACTCGACTCAACATCCACCATCATCTCATcttcacttttttatttcatttatgcaATCAGGCCAAATCCCACACAAATTCCTTTTCACTACTTATATGTTCCACATAGAGTATGACATAATGGTCTTGTACACCCTACACCAGTGGTTCACAACCTTTTTTCCTTGGAGGACCCCACTTGTATCTAAGAAAAGCTGAGCCACAAAGAAAAgccttgctttcttttttgaTGATGAGTCATCAACACTTTTACGTTTCTTAGACATgttgttttattcataaaatagTGACGCTCTGACTGTAGGAAAAACGAGCTGCTAGCTGAAACTTTTTGAGCGTGGGTCATCAACGTGCACATGTATTTTGGGGGAATCACCGCTTGTACCTTTCtttgccattattattattattttttttagattggcATTGTAAACATAtgatttttaataacattttacaattaaaTTATAGTGGAACACTTTATGGATGTTTGACCTCAAAGCAAATGagatcacacacactcccaaccCCCCTGAACTGTGGTGTCCCCCTAAGGGTTGGAAACCACTGCCCTACACTACAAATACaccttaataaaaaaatgtatgtatacaAAGCCCTACTGCTTCACAGCGAGAGGGTTGTCAGACTAAAATCAAACTGCAGATGCACATCCACCCATCGTACCAATTCCTCTTTAAGTATGTTATGGCTGCTGgttgtttttaacattttaccCCATAGTACTCATCCtttgttcatttgtgtgtgcatggtgccctgcaatgtgtATTCTCCATATATCAAGGATGTCTTCCTGCCTCACACGcagtattcctgggataggctccagatccactgcatcCCTGACCACAATAAACAGGTTACTGgaagtgagtaagtgagtgttTGGCTGTTGATGTGCGTGCGTTAGTTCTGTGTTCCTGCCCTAATTATTTCATCCAAATCGACAATGCCAACGCAACTCTGGTGCACACAGCTGTGCACATCTAATGTAGGTTAAGCAGCACTATTGTTTCCAATatttaaggtgtttttttttttt is a genomic window containing:
- the ywhag2 gene encoding 14-3-3 protein gamma-2, coding for MVDREQLVQKARLAEQAERYDDMAAAMKSVTELNEALSNEERNLLSVAYKNVVGARRSSWRVISSIEQKTSADGNEKKIEMVRAYREKIEKELETVCQDVLSLLDNYLIKNCSDAQHESKVFYLKMKGDYYRYLAEVATGEKRSTVVESSEKAYNEAHEISKEHMQPTHPIRLGLALNYSVFYYEIQNAPEQACHLAKTAFDDAIAELDTLNEDSYKDSTLIMQLLRDNLTLWTSDQQDDEGGEGNN